AGTGACCACACTACTCAATCTCtattaagaaaaatacatttctaaatatgaatttataaactatttgtttaaatgaatttcattatttataaTCCATCTAAGCTGTATTTATGACTATGAATTTATAAACTAATTGCTGAATTTAATTTCATTCTTTATGATCTATATAAGCTGACGTGGACCCACTTATGCCACACAATGCGTTGGGCAGAAAGTTAGTACCGACTGGTGACCCATGTTTTTGTACTATCTTGTCCTATTATTAATGATCATACTTTTACCTCACCCACTTGAAAAAACCTTATCGATAACTATATCGTGACAtcaatttgattttgaaatatctatattatataGCAATCATTCATCTCGATCAATCATTTTCCCTTGAGAACAAAATGTTTTGGTTTGAATATGACAACTGACGTATAGATCTGATCCTAAAATTCGGATTCTTGTTCTTGGAAGTATATGTTCTGTAAAATATATCTACAAAATTTTACGAAAGATTCAAGCACAACATTTCTATTAATGCTGTCATGCTAAGAATAGTAAATAggtcaaaatattaataatgcTAATCGCACTTACActaattatttatgtatttttgtacTTGATTATATAAAGTATCTTAAATTTATGTTCCTAATGAGTTGTCAAATTAAACGTTACAGGGGATGGTGCTTCTATGGCTAACGGCGATGTTACCACAAGTGAAGCCATCACCGTGTATAGCATCTGCCGGAACCAACTGCAGTTCCCCGGCAGCCACATCTTCTCAACTGGCACTTCTGTATTCCGCATTTGCACTTATATCGATCGGATCAGGTGGTATTAGGCCATGTTCTTTAGCCTTTGGTGCTGATCAGTTGGATAACAAAGAGAATCCCAAGAACGAGAGAGTTCTTGAGAGTTTCTTCGGTTGGTACTACGCTTCTTCATCTGTTGCTGTCTTGATCGCTTTCACGGTCATTGTCTACATTCAAGATCATCTAGGATGGAGGATAGGGTTTGGTATACCCGCGATTCTCATGCTACTCGCGAGTATAGTGTTTGCATTCGCATCTCCTCTCTATGTTAAACGTAATGTGACCAAGAGTCTGTTCACTGGTTTGGCTCAAGCGGCTGTTGCAGCTTACGTGAACAGGAAGTTAATGTTACCAGGTCAGAGTGACTCCTATGGTTGCTACCACCACTTGAAAGATTCTGAACTCAAAGCTCCAAGTGACAAATTgaggtaaaataaaatatacttcacataaacaaaaaaaaaaaaatacttcacatgtacttatttttctaaatgatgttttgtgtgtgtgtgttttacacattatcatttttttgtgtttagctatttttttttataattttaaacaaatagtATTTGAGTAaatacaatttttgttttttgaaatttaccattagcaactaataaaaattgtatagaaaaagtatacttttattttttaaagatttttttttataaaatatttatgttttataaaaccGAGGGAGTATATATAGTGTAGTGGATTTGGTTTCTTGAGTTTTGACAAGTTGTTGCAAATGATTAGGTTTTTGAACAAAGCTTGTGTCATAAGAAACCGCGACGAAGACATTGGTTCGGATGGTTTGGCCTTAAACCCATGGAGGTTATGCACAACTGACCAAGTTGAGGAACTCAAGGCTTTGGTCAAGGTGATACCCGTATGGTCCACAGGGATAATGATGTCTATAAACGTGAGCCAGAACTCGTTTCAGCTGCTTCAAGCTAACTCAATGGATAGACGTTTGAGCAACGATTCAACCTTCAAAATCCCAGCTGGATCTTTTGGCATGTTCACAATCATAGCCCTAATCTCATGGGTGGTTCTCTACGACCGAGCCATCCTCCCATTAGCTTCCAAGATCCGAGGTAGACCGGTTAGGATCAACGTCAAGATCCGAATGGGGTTAGGACTATTCATATCATTCCTAGCAATGGCTGTTTCCGCAACTGTTGAGCATTACAGAAGGAGAACCGCGATAAGCCAAGGACTCGCAAACAACGCAACTGCTACAGTCAACATCTCAGCCATGTGGCTTGTACCGCAGTATGTCCTACACGGTTTAGCAGAGGCCTTAACCGGGATAGGACAGACAGAGTTTTTCTACACCGAGTTTCCTAAAAGCATGTCGAGCATTGCAGCTGCGCTGTTTGGTCTAGGAATGGCAGTGGCTAATATCTTGGCTAGTGTGATACTCAATGTGGTTAAGAATAGCTCAAAGAAAGGTGGAGTGAGCTGGATTGAAGATAATATCAACAAGGGTCATTATGATTACTACTATTGGGTTTTGGCGATCATGAGCTTCGTTAATGTTATTTATTACGTGGCGTGTAGCTGGTCTTATGGTCCGACGGTGGATCAGGTGAGGAATGATAAGGTTAATGGGGTgagagaggaggaagaagacgaagttgttaaaataaattaaaagattcGTTTAGTTtcattgtttattatttatggtgtgtgtttatataatcttttatatatttttatgtatgtaattagatttattattatatatttttatggatTTTGGATGTAGGAAGTAGAGGTGCTGAgtattgtttcttcttcttacaaAAGCCATTGTTGGTGTGTGTATATGATATCTTGATTAAAGATAATCAAAATGTTCATACTGGTAATTTTATGTTAtgaatgatttttaattttagaaatacaaaGCTTATATTTGgtcaaaaaatagaaaatcaaaGGTTTCTAAGACTAGAACCATTGTGTTTGATTTTGACTTTGAGTGGAGCCATCTACAACCTTTTTGGCTATGATTTCTCCATATCAATCTCTTTTAACCTCAATCACAGCTGATTTTGGCCCTACAATGGTTCCCTCTACTCTTTGCTTCTACCTCTACCTCTACCTTTGCTTGCAATTTGTtcactttaaaaatattttttcttcatgATAATGAGCAGAGCGTAACAGAGGAAATAATACTATTAAGATTAACTTTCCATATAGTTGGTCTTGGTTCTTGACCTTGTTAAGTCAACCAGatgatatagaaaatattattttatgcatCTGTGTATTACAATCAAAGAACAAGATgcaaacagagagagagagagatccatGGTTGTCTGACACTTTTACTCTTGATGATCCAGAGATTTCTTTAGCTCTTTCTTGTTTACCTAAACCACATTAGAAGAATATGAAAATCGATTTTTACACCAAACAATCACCTTCAGTAAAAAGCCTCTTTTATTACCTTTCCCATGGCGTTGCGGGGTAAGCTCTCCCATATTAGCAAACGTGTTGGCAGCTGAAAAAAGACAAAGGATATTATCAGCATGATGGTGAATAATTTTACAGACTGTTTGTGTTTCGTCTGGTCAAGATTACCTTGTAAGGAGCTAGCTTGTCTTTAGCCCAACCGCAAAGTTCTTCTAAGGTCATCACAGGTTTTGACTCATCATCTCTTTTCCTCTTTGCTCCAGCCTCAGCTACAATTATCGCTGTAACCGCTTCCCCATAGTCTTTGTCTGGTAACCCCAACACACAACATTCTGCAATCGTAGGGTGCTGGCAGGCAGAACACAGAAACCAGATATTTCAGTTTACAATTTACTTAGTTAAGAGCTTGTGACATCTTCAGTGACCCAAAAGTAAACTCAAGTTGATGTTAGTGTTACCTCGAGTAGAGTAGATTCGATTTCTAAGGCAGACAACTTGTATCCTCCAACTTTCATTATATCAGCGGTAGTACCTAACAGTCACCAGAGAACAGAACATGTCAAGAGATGGAACACAAAGCCACTAATAAATTGTGTGTTTGGATGTAGTTATTGGTTTCTGCTTACGTCCTAGAATCACGTAATATCCATCTTCATCCACTCTACCAGCATCTCCCGTCTTGAAGTATCCATCTTCCGTGAATGATTCTTTAGTTACTTCTGGAAGATTCCAGTACTCCTTGAACAAAGATGGGCTCTTTACGCAAATCTCACCCACTCCATCAGCATCATTTACATCTTGTACAATCTTAGCCTATAATGTTTACAGACATTATTTTTTGTCAGTATCACAGCTTACTGACCTCAAGCGGAGGAAGATCTTACTGACCTCCACACCGGGAAGCGGTTCGCCTACAGTTCCTGCTTTCCTTGCACCTCGTAGAGGGTTTGAAATTGCCATTACAAACTATGAACattgaacaaaaattaaattaatcagATGATCAATTAAGAAGAGGTTTCTTAAAGGTACTGTGTATTCCGGGGAACAATGACATAAAGGTAACTGAAAGAGACGGGGAAATCTACTTACCTCAGTCATGCCATATCGTTCCAAAAGACGATGACCTGTGATACTTTCCCACTGATGCATGACAGGTCTAGGAAGAGCAGAGGAGCCAGACATctgaataaatttattttcaatcaGCAGTCATGTTAGCACTTATATTCACCAGAATTTGAAAACAGAATAGCCAAGGATATAAATGATACTAATAAAGGTGGATTTGAGCTTCTCAGATATTTGGTTGCTTACCATTAAACGAAGCTTCTGCGCAGCAAAGGCGCTTGACTCTTTCGTTTCTTGATCCATTGCTTCATAACCTTGTATCAACCGAGTATACATGGTTGGAACCTGTATATCACAACGTTTCACTTTTACCAattaaatctctctctctcaagctCAAAATAAAACGAGTTTGCTCTAAATATCTTAGAGCGCcagacaaaaaaataagaaactgGTCGAATCAGCCACAAGACTATCATTATGTTACATAATATTATTGAGAAATTTGGCTCTGAAAACTTCAACCAACAGTATAAACCTTTAATAAACTTCCTATATCAGATTCAAGAAAGGGCTCACGCAACATGAGTTTCTAGAGGCAGGGACATGCTAAAGGTTGAAATGGTAGTGCTTAAGGAAGCAAAGACACAAAAGACTTACGCCAGTAAATACAGTTATGGGGTTATCGGTTTTGTCATCATTCACCGGATATGACTCACGCCATCTGCGCCAGATTCCACTAACACTAAATTTGGGGAAAAACTCAACCTTCGAGGAGGAATGTAAACATCAGTAACCAGCCTTGAGAAGTTAATTTGAAATAGCTAAAGCGAAACATATATGGATATATAAATTACCGAAGATCGCGCGTACAGAGGAGCAAATAAAGCGTTAAAAAGGCCATGAACATGATGTAGTGGGAGGCAATGGAGAAAGTGATCAGCAGATGTGTACTCCCAAGCTTCAGTTAGCATTCTAACCTGCACCATTTACAAGGTTACCCACTGGAGAGACAGAGGAATACTTCTAATGCTAAGAAGAGATTACAATTGCTAATGAAGGTTGAGTGGATTTAAACATGACGTGAGCTACATGTGGAGGTTGAATATATATTACCTGGGAGTTTATGCTTTTGTGAGTGTGGACAACTCCTTTTGGTTTACCAGTTGTACCACTAGTGTAGACGATCAATGCTGGATCATCTGCTCAAATAAACACTGATGTGATGTGGAATAGACACACTAATAGTTGAATGAATGTATAGGTAATATTCAAAATCTTACCTAGAAGCTTTCCGTCTTCTCCAAAACTGTCATCTTGAAACTGATTGTTTGTAACAGTTTCTGAAGTTGAGTTAAGAAGAGGGGGAATCAGAAGAAAGCGAGCGTCACTCTTTGCTGCTATAGTTTTCATAGTTTCAGTATGGTCCTCCGTGCTCAATAACACAGATATGTCCTAGAAACCAAAGAAAACAGGATTGTAATCGCCAGAAAACGTGAACAACTATAACAACAAACTCATTTTGTTTATCTTGAATATGGTATAAGACAGAGCCAACCAGGAAAACATAGACCTTTAGGTACATTTTCTACCTTATTCTACTGAATAACCTTTTTAGCCTCAgggaaaaaaaacaacatagcTTAAATTAACGATCAAGGCCCTCAGCCCCACAATCTAAGATCAAGAATACCCAAGAATGACCCCAACAGAAAGGACTACAAACTAGCAGGAAAGGTCAAAATCTCAAGGAAAATATACAAAGAATTAAAAAgcaaaagaagaaaaggaaggCAAATAGATTTTCAATATACCGAATTACTCATGACATATAAAAGTTCAGCCTCAGGGTAGCTGAGTGCAAGTGGAACTGCAACGCCACCACTAAACCAAGTCCCAAGGACTCCAGCAACAAACTCAGCTGAAGGTTTCGCCACAATTCCAACTCTAGCTCCTTTAAGACTACCAAACCCTTCATACTTCTTAGTCTCACCTCCCTATAGAAAATGTAGAAAACAGAAAACCTGTTAAAGAGCCTTTGTCAAGAAAAGAAACTACGCTAGATACAGTTTGCACACCATACATTTGAAGTATCCTCGCGGCAGAACAATTTAGATATTGTCAAGGCAGAGGATGTAAGCTGGCCATAAGAGTAACTCTTCTCATCGGATTTAATCGCTAACCTATCACAGGAATTAGACCCTTCTGACAAAACCGCTTTAAACACTTCCATGAGTGAACCAGAATGTGTACCTGCATCAATTGATTAACAGAGATAATTAAAGGTTATACCAAAAGCACAGATCTTCAGatcaaaataaacataattGTTGAGTTTCGAAGGGTGATCAACGTTGTATACCGGAAAGCACGGATCTTTAAGACATTTCGTCGAACAGGTAACATGCGTGTAAGAGGAAAAAAGGGAAAGAGaatctaaaacaaacaaaagaacagCCAGATCATATGAAAAGGAAACTTACAGTTAGATCGGAAGAATCGAAACCCAGGATTCAGACACGAAGTAGGTGGCTGTGATcgaggaagaagacgacgacgaTAGGACAGAATTGCGGAGTTCTGGAGCCGAGAGTTAATAATGTAAGAGAAGTAGTTGAAACTCTTTAAAGTAGCTGTCATTTTGTAGGTTTGCAGTAatatgtgttgttgttgttcgttAAAAATAAACGTTGAAAATTTTCGATCAAAGATTTTtgctttttgttgttgttgttgttcgtATTCGTTGTGTCAAATAACGTAGCCGCTCATGTTAGGTTGCAATCgcgaaaaaaaaataataaaaagccTTTATTTCGTTGTTGGAAACTTGGAATCTGATCAAAATCGCGACTGAAAACGTTGGTGACGCGTCTGGCTTCTCCAAGATTTCGACAAGTGGAAATTCGGCACGTGCATGTTTCTgcgatgaaaaaaaaacaaagtggaAAGTGACAAAAACGTTAGTGAATTTTGTTTTCGCTGTCGCTATATCTCGTTGGGAATTTGGTAATTACTACTACTACTTTACTGATTAGTGATTAATAtcatgattaacccggagttcttactgtttcttaacttttaactaaaaaaaaaaggtaagaaccggtttttaaagtcattatttaagaaccggttcttaactttttcagttaaaagttaagaaacagttttttaaCTTCCGATAAGAACTTCATCCTAAGAACTCCGGATTAATCATGCTTTAAGCACTCTGCtacttttcttttcatttatcaGAAAATTTCAGCTCCAATTTGTGCTGGTAATTAGCTAACATCTTACCCACATTGATGTCTTCAATCACTATTATCCACCATCTCTAACTTTGATATAgaaaattcaacaaaaaaaattagttttcaataTGCTATGATATAATTTGACTGAGTTTAAAGTAATGTAAGACTTTTAAAATGGTAGATTAATACTGGATCTGTAGTTTTTCACTTTTTTGACAACAGGTCGCTTGGGTTATTGGGTACTGTGACTGATTCGCATGAGGAGTGTTATATAACGACTGTGATTGTGCTGATTACTATAATATAGAGATAAAACATAGTTAAATACAATGTAATTATCGATATACATATAAACCCCTTAGGGTTAGGACTCTAATCATTGTATAAATATGCTACTATGTTAGTAGTCAATATATTAGACTTTATTATGTCCAAATCTCTCGCTTAATATAATATTGTACGCTTTGAGTCTAAATTCTCACGGATTTGTTCTTGGGTAGTTATTCCCAAAAGATATCATAGTAAGTGAGATtagatcaaatatatatattagactttATTATGTCTAATATTCTATGTGGGATTTAGattgtctttttatttattttgacacTAATAACACTGGACATCTACTTACTCTATGTTAACATTCAAAGAGGTATATTTCACatcttttcatatttgtaaGTAACAGCATTGATATGAGCTTTGTTTGGTTGTAGTCTAATGCTGCACCTGATACTGGACAACATGAATCTTCTCGAGAACTATGAGAAGCATGATCAGAACATTTCCAATACCAGTTCCCTCGGAACCATCTCTACTAACACACACAGCCTCAGCTTTAACAGCCACGATACTGCTGACTGTATGAATTATGCTCCTCaatgttttgttctgttttgtgACAAGCATATAACTGAACCGTTATTACCCATGAAGCAAATACTGCAGCTCAATAAATCTTAAACAGGAAACTAACAAATAGAAACAACGATAAACACACATCAATAATGGACTGGAGATACCAAATTTATGTTAAGCAACCAAATCGATAGAGAGatgatgatcagatcacacTAATCGAACATTAAGccatttaaataaataaccaataaaatacaaagctctctctctctctcactcccACATAGCAACTTCCATGAACCCATCTTCAGTTGCACATCCTCTAAACATCCCATTACAGTTAAAACCACAAACCACCTCTCCTTTATTCGACACAGCAATAAGTCCAGCGAACCCTTCGTCCAGTCGATGCTTAATAACAAAATCAACCGCTTCCTGAAGCCCAACACCTTTATACTCCATAACAGCCGACACGTCACGCGCTAGCGTCGACCTTATGATAGCTTCACCTTCTCCTGTACACGACACGCCACAAAGCTCAGACGCATACGTCCCTGCTCCTATCAGTGGCGAGTCTCCTATCCTTCCCATCATCTTGTTCATCAGACCACCAGTTGATGTTCCCGCAGCACACCGTCCTTCTCTGTCCACCACAACACATCCTACTGTCTCCGGCGCGTAAATGCTTATCGGAAGACCGTTCATCTGGAGAGGACTGTCGGTTACGGCTGCACCGGCGCATCCTAGCGGGATACGGTAATcaaactggaaaaaaaaacaagaaaacacagacCACACGATTAAAAACACAGACCACACGATTAAAAACGTGCGGTGAATAAATGAACGGTGGAGATTAAGTCAAAACGTATATTACCAAGATGGAGTTGGCTTCTTTCGCCAGCTTGAGCATACCCACGTTGTCGTCCGTGATAAAGTACTCGTTGTCTACAATCTCAACTCCCTATAACCAATCAGATTCCGGTTAAGCGATAAAATTAACCGAGCgtttaagaataaaaattgcagggtaaaatagtaaaataaataaacctgTTTGCGAGCGAACTCCTCCGCGCCTGAGAAGGCTAGGTAAGAGTGGGGAGATTTGTCCATAACGAGACGAGCGAGAGAGATAGGGTTCTTCACGGTGGTTATCCCCGAAACGGCGCCGCATCGTCTCTTCGTACCGTCCATAATGCTCGCTTCCATCTCCACCGTTCCTTGTTCCGTTAAAGCAGATCCACGGCCTGAGTTAAACAGAGGATCCGTCTCTAATTCTCTAATCTGCATGCGTCAATCGTTTAGaccaaaataaatgtaaaaataaaatattgagaCAAGAGAAATACGTACGACGAGCTCAACGACGTCAATGGCGGAGACGTTGGACCGTAAAGCTGCTATGCCGAGGTTAAGACAGCGAGTTAAAAGCTGTTTCGCCTGTTCTTGTCTCTCTACCGGAAGATTTGGGTCGATTCCTGCGCCACCGTGTACGGCGATTGCCCATTTACCCATTATTGttatctcttttctttcttttagtcTCTTTCTCTTTGTGTTTCAGAAAATGTATCACACAGTTTAATAGATTAAACTTAATTTGATGGGAGAAGGAGAGAGTCGCTAGGATCCTTTATATAGGAAAGGATGACCCACATCTAAGAGAGTGGCGTCAGCATCTGCTCATTGTATTTATCAGTTTACGTTTTTAATtgttaaataatcttttttttttaattgcgtCCATCTGGTTCTTAATTTTCTTCGTATCTcttattttgtttgttaatttttcaaaaaggaaatatgtttagtatttttttttttaaacatttatttatgTCAATCATttacttttaagttttaaccaaacaaaattaaCCACCAAAAAGATGGGGTAAATACTatgaaaacaagatttttttcttgataaagAACAATGAAAACaagaatagttaaaaaaaaaacaagaacagtttaatcttaaataaaagatataagaaaCGGTTTTTGGCcagaaaatgtaaaaaagaagtgtcaaatcatgagttaagaacctcAGATTAAGAGCcctcttagagcatgattattggggggGTTCTTAGGTTGAGGTTCTTAacagaatataagaacccgtctcttaacttttaactaaaaatgctaagaaccagttcttaaataagagtttaagAGCTGGTTCTTAacctttttagttaaaagttaagagacgggttcttatattccgctaagaacctcacTTTAAGAACCTCTCAATAATCATGCttatatatcttatttaagagacaattcttagttttttttagttaaaagctaagaagcGGTTGTTAGCCGAAGTTAAAAACTCCATcctaagagcatgtttatctGGGGTCCTTAGTGAGGTTCTTAATGCGTGGGTCCCCACAAAACCCTTAAGGATcggttacaaaaactactaattaagaACCGATTTTAGTGAGTTTCTTACACTATTCGCGGGCTCCACTGAatcgtggcggcccgcgattgatttgctttttaattttttttttagacaaaaaaaaacctaagaaaCCGAAATGAATTTTTTAgggataaacatgctctaagaacccgggttaatcatggccTTAGTAACAAAAGTTTTCCTCGGAACTCGCAATTCCTAAGCTGGATTCCACATCAGATACTTTTATTACATGCATGAAGAGAGCCATGGCTATTGGGAAAAAAATCAATGTTAGatcatataattattaaattttaatatttaaaaatattatttaatattattcaaattatttctgaaaattaactaatttatttaaaaaaatgttctttGAGAGGGTTAAGTATCTTATATTATTACGTTTTCATAACActatctaattttaaatttaacaagattttgacccgcgctatAACGCAAATAatgttttggtaattttttttatataatcacATTTTATCTTCATTTAAAGTAGGTATGACATAAAATCCGTAACCCAAAGTCATTACCGAGctcaaacaagaaaaatgaTCCATATCCTATTTGAAATATAAGAAATCCCAGAAAAGGTCTTATAGGGTGGTATACCACATATCATAACCCGAGTGTTATTAGCTGAACCCAAATGGGCAAcctgaaaaaccaaaaaactccaagaaaatccaaaaaactGATCCAAAAGTCCAATTTAATCgtatatataactatttgaaaattaatatgTACTTTAAATATTCAAttccatatttattttgaaattatatctaaaaataaatatttaaatcttcAATAAGTACCTTAAATATCCAACATTATATAAATAcgtttatttcttatattttgcttTTCAATTTTGGATTTAACTTTGGATATATCCAAACCGAACCCTTATAACTTGAATTAGAACAATATATGGTTACTTTATGGATTTTAGATGTGATACAAATTAGAAGCACAACCTatgtgttatatccgaacccgatcgtACTTACAAATTTACCAGAATGAAACCTAGGATGTGATATAAATGAGAACCGAAATCCCAAATTCCCAACCCATATCGCAACGGGTGACATGAACGCTCaagcataaataaaatatgtttatgcttttttaattagttttatatttgataaatattttataagtgtTCGAATAACCCGTGAAACTATactcataaaaatatcaataataatatgttccaaaatatcattaaatattaatgaTTATTACTATtcattttatcatatatatatatatatatatatatatatatatatctaatttaaatattatatctataagaattatattattatgtatttgGTGAGGAAGGGTTTTAAAGAATTGTTTTCTTGCATTTGAATTAAAGTacaattgtatatataatttttttttgacaacaactGCTAAACTAAGTAACTATGCCCGCAGGTTCGGAGAGCCAAGCCGGTGGTGTGGAATCGACATAAAGCATAGCTGTAGGAGAACTTCTCGTACCACGTGCAAGTCTGTCCGCCAAAGTGTTTTGTGCTCTTGGAATATGTTTGATCCGGAAATCAGGGAAGAAACACTTATTGCGTCTGAATTCTTCCATGTGTGTAGAGAAAGCTGGCCAGTCCTCCGGTGTCGACACAATCTTCACCAGttgtatatatgaattattaggcttatttaattctttttattaataaataaaatataattgattatttacGTAAAAGTAGTGTTAATATAAATTgaattcattatttaaaaaacatattagttatttagtttcttaattttaggttatgatttatatttaataataattaagttatGCATAACTAGAAATAATAGGAtcttaaattaatagattagatattatatattacaacatcttttttttaaatgctaaATTTTGGAAGATCCTGGAGCGGTTGTACTGACCACCCTCCGTTGTATgcatttttagtatttgttttgtaAACGAAGATGTTTCAGTTCCATTTTtagtattattttcattttgtcTTATTATTCTAAGTATATTTTGGTCTAAATGTTAATATATTCTATACCTACGTGCCCAACATGGATCGATATTAGCCCTGTTCTTTTCGAAGCCGCTGCGGTTGGCGTCAGCGATTAAATTTGTTAATGATTTCCTTCTTCATCCATCGCGGAAGAAGAAATAATTGACGCAGCGGCTATTTTTATGGGTATTGCCGGTGTTTATCATCGCTGAAAAAAACAGCGTCAACTGAATTGGTTGTTACAGCTGTTTTTATGGCCGTTGCGTTTAATTTTCCGGTGTCGTTGACTTGCTCTCCACATACGTAGGGAAAAAGTAACGT
This region of Brassica napus cultivar Da-Ae chromosome C5, Da-Ae, whole genome shotgun sequence genomic DNA includes:
- the LOC106401752 gene encoding protein NRT1/ PTR FAMILY 1.1, translating into MENPPDQTESKEMMLPPRTRRPKGGLLTMPFIIANEGFEKVASYGLLQNMILYLMSDYGLGVVKGQTVLFMWVAATNFMPLVGAFLSDSYLGRFLTIAIASLSSFLGMVLLWLTAMLPQVKPSPCIASAGTNCSSPAATSSQLALLYSAFALISIGSGGIRPCSLAFGADQLDNKENPKNERVLESFFGWYYASSSVAVLIAFTVIVYIQDHLGWRIGFGIPAILMLLASIVFAFASPLYVKRNVTKSLFTGLAQAAVAAYVNRKLMLPGQSDSYGCYHHLKDSELKAPSDKLRFLNKACVIRNRDEDIGSDGLALNPWRLCTTDQVEELKALVKVIPVWSTGIMMSINVSQNSFQLLQANSMDRRLSNDSTFKIPAGSFGMFTIIALISWVVLYDRAILPLASKIRGRPVRINVKIRMGLGLFISFLAMAVSATVEHYRRRTAISQGLANNATATVNISAMWLVPQYVLHGLAEALTGIGQTEFFYTEFPKSMSSIAAALFGLGMAVANILASVILNVVKNSSKKGGVSWIEDNINKGHYDYYYWVLAIMSFVNVIYYVACSWSYGPTVDQVRNDKVNGVREEEEDEVVKIN
- the LOC106397262 gene encoding malonate--CoA ligase yields the protein MTATLKSFNYFSYIINSRLQNSAILSYRRRLLPRSQPPTSCLNPGFRFFRSNCTHSGSLMEVFKAVLSEGSNSCDRLAIKSDEKSYSYGQLTSSALTISKLFCREDTSNGGETKKYEGFGSLKGARVGIVAKPSAEFVAGVLGTWFSGGVAVPLALSYPEAELLYVMSNSDISVLLSTEDHTETMKTIAAKSDARFLLIPPLLNSTSETVTNNQFQDDSFGEDGKLLDDPALIVYTSGTTGKPKGVVHTHKSINSQVRMLTEAWEYTSADHFLHCLPLHHVHGLFNALFAPLYARSSVEFFPKFSVSGIWRRWRESYPVNDDKTDNPITVFTGVPTMYTRLIQGYEAMDQETKESSAFAAQKLRLMMSGSSALPRPVMHQWESITGHRLLERYGMTEFVMAISNPLRGARKAGTVGEPLPGVEAKIVQDVNDADGVGEICVKSPSLFKEYWNLPEVTKESFTEDGYFKTGDAGRVDEDGYYVILGRTTADIMKVGGYKLSALEIESTLLEHPTIAECCVLGLPDKDYGEAVTAIIVAEAGAKRKRDDESKPVMTLEELCGWAKDKLAPYKLPTRLLIWESLPRNAMGKVNKKELKKSLDHQE
- the LOC106397932 gene encoding probable isoaspartyl peptidase/L-asparaginase 2, coding for MGKWAIAVHGGAGIDPNLPVERQEQAKQLLTRCLNLGIAALRSNVSAIDVVELVIRELETDPLFNSGRGSALTEQGTVEMEASIMDGTKRRCGAVSGITTVKNPISLARLVMDKSPHSYLAFSGAEEFARKQGVEIVDNEYFITDDNVGMLKLAKEANSILFDYRIPLGCAGAAVTDSPLQMNGLPISIYAPETVGCVVVDREGRCAAGTSTGGLMNKMMGRIGDSPLIGAGTYASELCGVSCTGEGEAIIRSTLARDVSAVMEYKGVGLQEAVDFVIKHRLDEGFAGLIAVSNKGEVVCGFNCNGMFRGCATEDGFMEVAMWE